The Bacteroidota bacterium genome includes the window TATACATCTTCAGAAAAGCCATATCCACCGCCCACTACAAAGACAAGTTTATCGTATGATTGCGAGAAAATTTTATTCATGTATTTAGAAAAATCAACCGAACTGTATTCCTTGCCTTGCTCATCCAACAATACAACAAACGCTCTATCCATTTTACTTAAAGCCTTTATCAACTCTTCGCCTTCTTTCATTTTAATTTCAGCAGGTTTATAGGTATAAATAGATTTAGGTGGTAATACGATAAACTCTTCCACCTTCATATAGTTGGAAAGTCTATCAAAATATTTTTTGCAACCTTCTTTGATGTATTCTTCATCAGTTTTACCTACAAAAACTAAAACAATGCGCATATTTTTGTTAATTTAGAGCAAAACTACACAGATTGGCTCAATAATTGTAGTAGATAACAACATTATGCTTATACAATTTTTATTACTGTTTATAAATCTACATGTTGGGTTTGCAGGCGATATTGCCGATCAATTAAGTAAAAATTTTGCCGAAGGCAACAGTAG containing:
- a CDS encoding 23S rRNA (pseudouridine(1915)-N(3))-methyltransferase RlmH → MRIVLVFVGKTDEEYIKEGCKKYFDRLSNYMKVEEFIVLPPKSIYTYKPAEIKMKEGEELIKALSKMDRAFVVLLDEQGKEYSSVDFSKYMNKIFSQSYDKLVFVVGGGYGFSEDVYKKYPQKISLSKLTFTHQMIRLLLVEQIYRAMTILKNEKYHHL